One window from the genome of Leptolyngbya ohadii IS1 encodes:
- the cas1d gene encoding type I-D CRISPR-associated endonuclease Cas1d: protein MSILYVTQPDAVLSKSHEAFTVALRQEDGSWKKKSVPAQTVQQVVLMGNPQVTGDALMYALELGMSVHYLSSFGTYLGSALPGSSRNGQLRLAQYALYLDRDRRLDLVKAIVSAKIQNQYTVLYRHGQPENPLKQRKKQVDPQTTLDKVRGIEGMAAREYFAFWQAMVGESWSFTGRNRRPPTDPVNSLLSFAYGLLRGQVTAAAHLAGLDPYIGYLHEVHHGQPALVLDLMEEFRPLVADNVVLAALNNREIQPKDFTESLGAYRLSDDGRKRFLQAFERKLASEFTHPVFDYRCTYRRAIELQARLLSRHLQEGVPYKPLILR, encoded by the coding sequence ATGTCAATTCTTTACGTCACTCAACCCGATGCCGTCTTGAGCAAATCTCATGAAGCTTTTACCGTTGCCCTGAGGCAGGAGGATGGTAGCTGGAAAAAGAAATCAGTTCCGGCGCAAACCGTCCAACAGGTTGTGCTGATGGGAAATCCGCAAGTGACTGGAGATGCCCTAATGTATGCGCTCGAACTGGGAATGTCGGTGCATTACCTTTCCAGTTTCGGGACATACCTCGGCAGTGCTCTCCCTGGCTCCTCTCGTAACGGACAATTGCGGCTGGCGCAATACGCCCTTTACCTCGATCGCGATCGGCGACTGGATCTGGTGAAAGCGATCGTCTCCGCTAAAATCCAAAATCAGTACACCGTCCTGTATCGGCACGGGCAACCTGAAAATCCTCTGAAGCAGCGAAAGAAGCAGGTTGACCCGCAAACGACGCTGGACAAGGTGCGAGGGATTGAAGGCATGGCAGCCCGCGAATATTTTGCGTTCTGGCAGGCAATGGTCGGGGAGTCCTGGTCGTTTACAGGCAGAAATCGTCGTCCTCCCACGGACCCTGTCAATTCCCTGCTGAGTTTTGCCTATGGGCTATTGCGGGGTCAAGTTACAGCGGCAGCACACCTTGCCGGACTCGATCCTTATATCGGCTATCTGCATGAAGTACATCACGGTCAGCCTGCCCTAGTGCTGGATTTGATGGAAGAGTTTAGACCGCTGGTGGCAGACAACGTGGTGCTTGCCGCCCTGAACAACCGGGAGATTCAGCCCAAGGATTTTACCGAAAGCTTGGGAGCATACCGCTTGTCAGATGACGGACGCAAACGGTTTTTACAGGCATTTGAGCGCAAGTTGGCAAGTGAATTTACCCATCCGGTTTTCGACTATCGCTGTACTTACCGTCGGGCGATCGAACTCCAAGCACGGTTGTTGAGCCGTCATTTGCAAGAAGGCGTTCCCTATAAGCCGTTGATTCTTCGATGA
- the cas2 gene encoding CRISPR-associated endonuclease Cas2, protein MTTLFYLIIYDLPDSKAANKRRTRLHKMLSGYGQWTQYSVFECFLSTPQFAKLQTQIETIVKPDEDSVRIYVLDAGAVKRTLTYGSEKPRQETAIIL, encoded by the coding sequence ATGACGACCCTTTTTTACCTGATCATCTACGATCTGCCCGATAGCAAGGCTGCCAATAAGCGACGAACTCGGTTGCACAAAATGCTTTCCGGCTATGGGCAGTGGACACAGTACAGCGTATTCGAGTGCTTCCTGAGCACACCCCAGTTTGCGAAACTGCAAACCCAGATTGAAACGATCGTAAAGCCGGATGAGGACTCCGTTCGGATCTATGTGCTGGATGCTGGAGCCGTTAAGCGCACCCTGACCTATGGTTCGGAAAAACCGCGCCAGGAAACCGCAATTATTCTCTGA